The proteins below are encoded in one region of Limnochorda pilosa:
- a CDS encoding MFS transporter: MREDRRAITFIVLLGVVSLFADMTYEGARSATGPFLLTLGASAGAVGVVAGLGEFVGYCVRLLSGLLTDRLGRYWVLTGVGYAVNLLAVPLLALAGRWEVAASLVVLERLGKAIRTPSRDVMLSFASSRVGRGFGFGLHEALDQVGGVVGPLLVAGALFAGDGYQRGFAILVVPALLALTTLTAARFIFPVPSRFEKEGETGQVEARGPEAGAVDRAGEAGRSAPQARAAGMRSLSRRFWLYVGFSAAATAGFAHFQLISFHIKSLGLMSDPLIPVSFAVAMGVDALAALAIGRIYDRVGLTAVLALPLGTIPATVLAFGGTAASAWAGLVVWGLVLGVQETIMRAAIADLTPAAVRGTAYGVFHAAFGAAWFLGSTAMGFLYDVSIPAVIAFSVMAQVVAIVVLLALRREPGEPAY, encoded by the coding sequence GTGCGGGAAGACCGCCGGGCGATCACCTTCATTGTGTTGCTGGGCGTGGTCAGCCTCTTCGCGGACATGACCTACGAGGGGGCCCGGAGCGCGACGGGGCCCTTCCTGCTCACCCTGGGGGCCAGCGCCGGCGCGGTGGGGGTGGTGGCGGGCCTCGGGGAGTTCGTGGGTTACTGCGTCCGCCTGCTCTCGGGGCTCCTCACGGACCGCCTGGGCCGCTACTGGGTGCTCACGGGCGTGGGGTATGCCGTCAACCTGCTGGCGGTGCCCCTGCTGGCCCTGGCGGGACGGTGGGAGGTGGCGGCCTCCCTGGTGGTGCTGGAACGGCTGGGCAAGGCGATCCGCACCCCGTCCAGGGACGTGATGCTCTCCTTCGCCAGCTCCCGGGTGGGGCGGGGCTTCGGCTTCGGGCTCCACGAAGCCCTGGATCAGGTGGGGGGCGTGGTCGGCCCGCTCCTGGTGGCAGGGGCGCTCTTCGCCGGCGACGGGTATCAGCGAGGATTCGCGATCCTGGTGGTACCGGCGCTCCTGGCCCTGACCACCCTCACCGCCGCGCGCTTCATCTTCCCGGTACCGAGCCGGTTCGAGAAGGAGGGCGAGACGGGTCAGGTCGAGGCGCGTGGCCCAGAAGCAGGCGCGGTGGACCGTGCGGGTGAGGCCGGCCGATCGGCTCCCCAGGCACGGGCCGCAGGCATGCGGTCGCTCAGTCGTCGCTTCTGGCTCTACGTGGGCTTTAGTGCTGCGGCCACCGCGGGCTTCGCGCACTTCCAGTTGATCTCCTTCCATATCAAGTCCCTGGGGCTCATGAGCGACCCGCTGATCCCCGTGAGCTTCGCGGTGGCCATGGGGGTGGACGCCCTGGCGGCGCTGGCCATCGGCCGCATCTACGATCGGGTGGGCCTTACCGCGGTCCTGGCGTTGCCTCTGGGGACCATCCCTGCGACCGTCCTGGCTTTCGGGGGTACCGCCGCCTCCGCCTGGGCCGGTCTGGTGGTCTGGGGCCTGGTGCTGGGCGTTCAGGAGACCATCATGAGGGCCGCCATCGCGGACCTCACCCCGGCGGCGGTGCGGGGCACGGCGTACGGTGTCTTCCATGCCGCCTTCGGTGCGGCCTGGTTTCTGGGCAGCACAGCCATGGGCTTCCTCTACGACGTGTCCATCCCGGCGGTGATCGCTTTCTCGGTGATGGCCCAGGTCGTGGCCATCGTCGTGCTCCTTGCCCTTCGGCGCGAGCCGGGCGAGCCGGCCTACTGA
- a CDS encoding methyltransferase: MAGGLMGAFPALPHGGLGRGREGPLPPRVDCTRSPRCAQRGTGRLIPTTLQIALPRAPVLQDLPGVLDLNRAQGREWPGVTSFPGDFLEVLPEGPFDLAYLGNVTHIYGAEENVALLTRLRERQPVGGMVAINDFVRGRSPRAPLFALQMLLSTHQGGVRSEAEYRAWLERAGYEDVRVEDRPGGVKQLVLAQRGP; the protein is encoded by the coding sequence ATGGCTGGCGGTCTGATGGGGGCCTTCCCTGCTCTGCCGCACGGAGGCCTTGGTCGTGGTCGCGAGGGACCCCTCCCTCCACGGGTCGATTGTACACGGTCCCCCCGCTGCGCTCAACGGGGAACGGGCAGGCTGATACCCACGACGCTCCAGATCGCCTTGCCTCGAGCGCCGGTGCTGCAGGACCTTCCCGGCGTGCTCGATCTCAACCGGGCCCAGGGACGGGAGTGGCCGGGCGTCACCTCCTTCCCCGGGGACTTCCTGGAGGTGTTGCCCGAGGGCCCCTTCGACCTGGCCTACCTCGGCAACGTCACCCACATCTACGGGGCCGAGGAGAACGTCGCGCTCCTGACCCGCCTGCGGGAGCGTCAGCCCGTGGGCGGCATGGTCGCCATCAACGACTTCGTGCGAGGCCGATCCCCCCGGGCGCCTCTCTTCGCCCTGCAGATGCTCCTCTCCACCCACCAGGGCGGCGTCCGGAGCGAGGCCGAGTACCGGGCGTGGCTGGAACGGGCAGGCTACGAGGACGTCCGGGTGGAGGACCGCCCCGGCGGCGTGAAGCAGCTGGTGCTGGCCCAGAGGGGCCCGTGA
- a CDS encoding AbrB family transcriptional regulator: MRQSREGPHQTASHRARSTAMSSLVSLPGVLALAALAGWAADRFALPAGWMLGAIVAGLGLALTRERAPAVPAALQRIALAAIGVRLASTVDPGIWPLLGTVAPALLIFTAGLLAASVGAGLLLARVAGVPRATGVLAFVPGGASAMVAMSGDVGADPRFVATVQYVRLVVVVLSAPLLAALAVWAGGGAEMAAIPGVSRPMIAAGVAGGSSVSGALVPHAVTYGALIGGLVLNRRLPIPAGGILLPLVLLLGATLAGWPHAPLPAFLGQGAFVVLGLWVGLQFDRPSLRRAGIAAVWAAGLTLALVGIALVLGFGIHLETGMALETALLGTTPGAIDTMTAIALDLSREPALVLAMQLFRMLAAVVVGPAVVRALAGP; encoded by the coding sequence GTGCGGCAGAGCAGGGAAGGCCCCCATCAGACCGCCAGCCATCGGGCCCGCTCGACGGCCATGTCCTCGTTGGTCTCGCTGCCGGGCGTGCTCGCCCTGGCCGCCCTGGCCGGCTGGGCGGCCGATCGCTTCGCCCTGCCTGCCGGTTGGATGCTCGGCGCGATCGTGGCCGGTCTGGGCCTCGCGCTCACCCGGGAGCGCGCCCCCGCCGTACCGGCTGCCCTGCAGCGCATCGCGCTGGCGGCCATCGGGGTGCGCCTTGCCTCCACGGTGGATCCCGGCATCTGGCCGCTCCTGGGGACCGTCGCGCCTGCGCTCTTGATCTTCACGGCCGGTCTCCTGGCGGCCAGCGTCGGGGCAGGGTTGCTTCTGGCGCGGGTGGCGGGAGTGCCCAGGGCCACCGGGGTACTGGCCTTCGTTCCAGGAGGGGCGTCGGCCATGGTGGCCATGAGTGGCGACGTCGGGGCGGACCCGCGTTTCGTGGCCACGGTGCAGTACGTGCGACTGGTCGTGGTCGTCCTCAGCGCGCCCTTGCTCGCCGCCCTTGCCGTGTGGGCCGGCGGAGGAGCGGAGATGGCCGCGATTCCTGGGGTCTCTCGGCCGATGATCGCCGCCGGTGTGGCTGGCGGTTCCTCGGTTTCGGGTGCCCTGGTGCCGCACGCGGTCACCTACGGGGCCCTGATCGGAGGGCTGGTGCTGAACCGCCGGCTTCCCATTCCCGCCGGTGGGATCCTGCTACCGCTCGTGCTCCTTCTCGGAGCGACCCTGGCAGGATGGCCCCACGCGCCTTTGCCGGCGTTCCTGGGGCAGGGGGCGTTTGTGGTGCTGGGGCTATGGGTGGGCCTCCAGTTCGACCGCCCCTCGCTGCGGCGGGCGGGCATCGCAGCGGTATGGGCGGCTGGGCTCACGCTGGCACTGGTGGGTATCGCCCTGGTGCTGGGATTCGGGATCCACTTGGAGACGGGAATGGCTTTGGAGACGGCCCTGCTGGGTACGACCCCCGGTGCGATCGACACCATGACCGCCATCGCGCTGGATCTTTCCCGCGAGCCGGCTCTGGTGCTGGCCATGCAGCTCTTCCGCATGCTGGCCGCGGTCGTCGTGGGGCCGGCGGTGGTCCGGGCTCTGGCCGGACCCTGA
- a CDS encoding acyl-CoA dehydrogenase family protein, which produces MDFDLTQDQKAIRDMVRSFAREELAPQAAEYDRTARFHQPLLDRMAELGLFGIPFPEAYGGSGGDTTSYALTIEELAWADGAVALTYAAHCSLGAGYLNLFGSPAQKDLWLTPAAQGKTLIAFGLTEPGSGSDAAHPQTRAEREDDGWVLNGSKAYITNAQNAGAAVVMAATRPGGGKGGVTAFLVPAGTPGFSVGPQYEKLGLHGSDTAPLFLDGVRLGLDGIVGEEGRGYEQSLQILDGGRIGIAALSVGIGQAALDRSLAYARERVAFGKPIGQFEAIRFKLADMAMELELARTAYLRAAWLKDQKRPYRQEAAMAKLFASEAATRAANQAIQIHGGAGYMRDVPVERYWRDVRLMEIGEGTSEILRLVLAREIGA; this is translated from the coding sequence GTGGACTTCGACCTGACGCAGGACCAGAAGGCGATCCGCGACATGGTGCGGAGCTTCGCCCGGGAGGAGTTGGCACCCCAGGCGGCCGAGTACGACCGTACCGCCCGCTTCCATCAGCCCCTGCTGGACCGGATGGCCGAGCTCGGCCTCTTCGGTATCCCCTTTCCCGAGGCGTACGGCGGCTCGGGCGGTGACACCACGAGCTACGCCCTCACCATCGAGGAGCTGGCTTGGGCGGACGGAGCCGTGGCCCTCACCTACGCGGCCCACTGCTCCCTGGGTGCGGGGTACCTGAACCTCTTCGGAAGCCCCGCCCAGAAGGACCTCTGGCTGACGCCCGCCGCCCAGGGCAAGACGCTGATCGCCTTCGGCCTCACCGAGCCCGGCAGCGGCTCCGATGCCGCCCACCCCCAGACCCGGGCCGAGCGAGAGGACGACGGCTGGGTGTTGAACGGATCCAAGGCTTACATCACCAACGCCCAGAATGCCGGGGCGGCGGTGGTCATGGCGGCCACCCGGCCCGGCGGCGGCAAGGGCGGCGTCACCGCCTTCCTGGTACCCGCCGGCACCCCAGGCTTCAGCGTGGGCCCCCAGTACGAGAAGCTGGGCCTCCACGGTTCGGATACCGCCCCCCTCTTCCTGGACGGCGTCCGCCTTGGCCTCGACGGCATCGTGGGCGAGGAAGGCCGCGGGTACGAGCAGTCCCTGCAGATCCTGGACGGTGGCCGCATCGGGATCGCCGCCCTCTCCGTGGGCATCGGCCAAGCCGCGCTGGACCGCTCCCTCGCCTACGCCAGGGAGCGGGTCGCCTTTGGGAAGCCCATCGGCCAGTTCGAGGCGATCCGGTTCAAGCTGGCCGACATGGCCATGGAGCTGGAGCTGGCCCGCACCGCCTACCTCCGCGCGGCCTGGCTCAAGGACCAGAAGCGCCCCTACCGCCAGGAGGCGGCCATGGCCAAGCTCTTCGCCTCCGAGGCGGCGACCCGGGCCGCCAACCAGGCCATCCAGATCCACGGCGGCGCCGGCTACATGCGGGACGTCCCCGTCGAACGCTACTGGCGCGACGTGCGCCTGATGGAGATCGGCGAGGGCACCTCCGAGATCCTGCGCTTGGTCCTTGCCCGGGAAATCGGGGCGTAG
- a CDS encoding cobalamin B12-binding domain-containing protein — protein MSEKIRVLIAKVGMDGHDRGAKVIARGLRDAGMEVIYSGLFQTPESVVQMAIQEDADVIGISILSGAHMTLLPLIREELRRQEAEDIVLVAGGTIPAEDVSALKREGVVEEVFTPGQSMEEMVRWIRQRVEASPASYARG, from the coding sequence GTGTCCGAGAAGATCCGGGTGCTCATCGCGAAGGTGGGGATGGACGGGCACGACCGGGGGGCGAAGGTGATCGCCCGGGGTCTCCGGGACGCGGGCATGGAGGTGATCTACTCCGGGCTCTTCCAGACGCCCGAGTCCGTGGTGCAGATGGCCATCCAGGAGGATGCGGACGTGATCGGCATCAGCATCCTCTCGGGGGCGCACATGACCCTCCTTCCCCTCATCCGGGAGGAGCTCCGACGCCAGGAAGCAGAAGACATCGTGCTCGTCGCCGGCGGGACCATCCCGGCCGAGGACGTCTCCGCCCTCAAGCGCGAGGGCGTGGTGGAGGAGGTCTTCACCCCCGGCCAGTCCATGGAGGAGATGGTCCGCTGGATCCGGCAGCGGGTGGAGGCGTCGCCGGCCAGCTACGCCCGGGGCTAG
- a CDS encoding acyl-CoA mutase large subunit family protein has protein sequence MADALHTDAPGRGPSEVEAARQAFQEALARYRDVLARSQERDALFTTISGDPVEPLYVPDDPGPDYLEKLGFPGEYPYTRGIHPNLYRGRLWTMRQFAGFGTAAETNARFKYLLRNGQTGLSTAFDMPTLLGYDSDHPRSLGEVGREGVAIDSLEDMETLFDGIPLGEVSTSMTINGPAAILWAMYLVTAEKQGVPLEKLRGTIQNDILKEYIAQKEWIFPPEPSVKLVVDTIEFGAERVPQWNPVSISGYHIREAGSTAAQELAFTLADGFHYVEACLARGLDVDAFASRLSFFFNAHMDFFEEIAKYRAARRIWARHMRKRYGARDPRSWRLRFHTQTAGCSLTAQQPEVNLIRTAYEALAAVLGGTQSLHTNSMDEVLCLPTEHAVTLALRTQQVLAHETGVANSVDPLGGSYLVEALTDRLEAEAEAYFAKIEETGGVVAGIRDGFFQREIADAAYRYQQEVEQGRRLIVGVNAFQQEEEKPVEIFRIRPDLEREQAERVRRLRSRRDGEAVRRELARLRRAAERDENLMPYLMDAVRVYATEGEIADALREVYGEYREAAVV, from the coding sequence ATGGCTGACGCCCTTCACACGGATGCGCCGGGGCGCGGTCCCTCGGAGGTGGAGGCCGCCCGGCAGGCGTTTCAGGAGGCGCTCGCCCGGTACCGGGACGTCCTGGCCCGGAGCCAGGAGCGGGACGCCCTCTTCACCACCATCTCGGGCGACCCGGTGGAACCCCTCTACGTCCCCGACGATCCCGGGCCGGACTACCTGGAGAAGCTGGGCTTCCCCGGCGAGTACCCCTACACCCGGGGGATCCACCCCAACCTGTACCGGGGTCGCCTCTGGACCATGCGCCAGTTCGCGGGCTTCGGCACCGCCGCGGAGACCAACGCCCGCTTCAAGTACCTGCTGAGGAACGGTCAGACGGGCCTCTCGACCGCCTTCGACATGCCCACCCTCCTGGGGTACGACTCGGACCACCCCCGCTCCCTGGGCGAGGTGGGTCGCGAGGGCGTGGCCATCGACTCCCTGGAGGACATGGAGACCCTCTTCGACGGCATCCCCCTAGGCGAGGTCTCCACGTCGATGACCATCAACGGCCCGGCGGCCATCCTCTGGGCCATGTACCTGGTCACCGCCGAGAAGCAGGGCGTGCCGCTGGAAAAGCTCCGGGGCACCATCCAGAACGACATCCTCAAGGAGTACATCGCCCAGAAGGAGTGGATCTTCCCGCCCGAGCCCAGCGTGAAGCTGGTGGTGGACACCATCGAGTTCGGTGCCGAGCGGGTGCCCCAGTGGAACCCCGTCTCCATCAGCGGGTACCACATCCGGGAGGCGGGCTCCACCGCCGCTCAGGAGCTGGCCTTCACCCTGGCCGACGGTTTCCACTACGTGGAGGCCTGCCTGGCCCGGGGGCTCGACGTGGACGCGTTCGCATCCCGCCTCTCCTTCTTCTTCAACGCCCACATGGACTTCTTCGAGGAGATCGCCAAGTACCGGGCCGCCCGGCGGATCTGGGCCCGGCACATGCGGAAGCGCTACGGCGCCAGGGACCCCCGCTCCTGGCGGCTCCGCTTCCACACCCAGACGGCCGGCTGCTCCCTCACCGCCCAGCAGCCCGAGGTGAACCTGATCCGGACCGCCTACGAGGCGCTCGCGGCGGTGCTGGGCGGCACCCAGTCGCTCCACACCAACTCCATGGACGAGGTGCTCTGCCTGCCCACCGAGCACGCGGTCACCCTGGCGCTGCGCACCCAGCAGGTGCTGGCCCATGAGACGGGTGTGGCGAACTCGGTGGATCCGCTGGGCGGCTCCTACCTGGTGGAGGCCCTCACCGACCGCCTTGAGGCCGAGGCCGAGGCCTACTTCGCCAAGATCGAGGAGACGGGCGGGGTCGTCGCGGGGATCCGCGACGGCTTCTTCCAGAGAGAGATCGCCGACGCCGCCTACCGCTACCAGCAGGAGGTGGAGCAGGGCCGGCGGCTCATCGTGGGCGTCAACGCCTTCCAGCAGGAGGAAGAGAAGCCCGTGGAGATCTTCCGCATCCGGCCGGACCTGGAGCGGGAGCAGGCTGAGCGGGTGCGGCGGCTCCGCTCCCGGCGCGACGGCGAGGCCGTCCGGCGGGAGCTCGCCCGCCTGCGCCGGGCCGCGGAGCGGGACGAGAACCTGATGCCCTACCTGATGGACGCGGTGCGGGTCTACGCGACCGAGGGCGAGATCGCCGACGCCCTGCGCGAGGTCTACGGCGAGTACCGGGAGGCGGCGGTGGTCTGA
- the meaB gene encoding methylmalonyl Co-A mutase-associated GTPase MeaB: protein MEATERGVRHLPSDAAALSDQLLAGDRRALARAISYVEDDHPLKGDLLARLYPHAGRAYTVGVTGAPGSGKSSLINQMVFQARREGLRVGVVAVDPTSPFTGGAFLGDRVRMLDHTLDPDVFIRSMSARGSLGGLARTTWEVMQVLDAAGYGLILVETVGVGQSEWAIAQVADTTLLVLTPASGDSIQTIKAGVMEIADLFVVNKADLPGADRAQAEVRATLQLGPKTDWTPPVLPVVSTEGEGIDAVWEGILGHRRFLEGAGLREERRRRQLQHELDTLLGLEVHERLQRFLAEGPQREATLDRISRREEAPTLAARRLVDLFLDNPPHGNGRRGNDG, encoded by the coding sequence ATGGAAGCGACGGAACGGGGCGTGCGGCATCTGCCGTCAGATGCCGCGGCCCTGAGCGACCAGCTCTTGGCCGGGGACAGGCGTGCCCTGGCGCGCGCCATCTCGTACGTGGAGGACGATCACCCGCTCAAGGGCGACCTTCTTGCCCGCCTCTACCCTCATGCGGGGCGAGCATACACCGTGGGCGTCACCGGCGCCCCCGGCTCCGGGAAGAGCTCGCTCATCAACCAAATGGTCTTTCAGGCCCGCCGCGAAGGTTTGCGGGTTGGGGTCGTCGCGGTGGACCCCACCAGCCCCTTCACGGGGGGCGCCTTCCTGGGGGACCGGGTGCGCATGCTGGACCACACCCTGGACCCCGACGTCTTCATCCGCAGCATGAGCGCCCGGGGCAGCCTCGGCGGGCTGGCCCGCACCACGTGGGAGGTCATGCAGGTCCTGGACGCGGCGGGGTACGGGCTGATCCTGGTGGAGACGGTGGGCGTGGGCCAGTCCGAGTGGGCGATCGCCCAGGTGGCCGACACGACGCTCCTGGTGCTGACTCCCGCGTCGGGCGACTCGATCCAGACCATCAAGGCCGGCGTCATGGAGATCGCGGACCTTTTCGTGGTCAACAAGGCGGACCTGCCCGGCGCCGACCGGGCCCAGGCCGAGGTGCGGGCCACCCTGCAGCTCGGCCCGAAGACGGACTGGACGCCGCCGGTGCTCCCGGTCGTCAGCACCGAAGGTGAGGGCATCGACGCCGTGTGGGAGGGGATCCTGGGCCACCGCCGCTTCCTCGAGGGCGCAGGTCTCCGGGAAGAGCGGCGGCGCCGCCAGCTCCAGCACGAGCTCGACACGCTCCTGGGCCTGGAGGTGCACGAGCGTCTCCAGCGGTTCCTGGCCGAGGGCCCGCAGCGGGAGGCAACGCTGGATCGCATCAGCCGGCGCGAGGAGGCACCCACCCTGGCGGCCCGGCGGCTGGTGGACCTTTTCCTCGACAATCCCCCCCACGGCAACGGGAGGCGAGGCAACGATGGCTGA
- a CDS encoding ABC transporter ATP-binding protein has translation MATPEPAIVPASPSAEDVLVVNNIEVVYHDVILVLKGVSLRVPQGRIVTLLGTNGAGKTTTLKAVSGLLLTEDGAVRKGSVELQGRRIESTPAEEIVRRGVVQVLEGRRIFKHLTVEENLRVGLFARRSRGAVVREDLDRVYHYFPRLSELRGRLAGYASGGEQQMLAIGRALMLHPTLLLLDEPSLGLAPLLVQEIFGIVERINREEGTTILLVEQNARMALRTAHYGYIMENGRIVLEGESAWLRENPDVKEFYLGLTESGRRKSYREAKAYRRRKRYM, from the coding sequence ATGGCCACACCGGAACCCGCCATCGTGCCCGCCAGCCCGTCCGCAGAAGACGTGCTGGTGGTGAACAACATCGAGGTGGTCTACCACGACGTCATCCTGGTCCTGAAGGGCGTCTCGCTCCGGGTACCGCAGGGGCGGATCGTGACGCTTCTGGGCACCAATGGGGCGGGCAAGACCACCACTCTGAAGGCCGTCTCGGGCCTGCTCCTCACCGAGGACGGCGCGGTGCGGAAGGGCTCCGTCGAGCTGCAGGGCCGGCGCATCGAGAGCACCCCGGCGGAGGAGATCGTCCGGCGCGGCGTGGTGCAGGTGCTGGAGGGCCGGCGCATCTTCAAGCACCTCACCGTCGAGGAGAACCTGCGGGTGGGTCTCTTCGCCCGGCGCTCCCGGGGCGCCGTCGTTCGGGAGGACCTGGATCGGGTCTACCACTACTTCCCCCGCCTGTCCGAGCTGAGGGGGCGTCTCGCCGGCTACGCCTCGGGCGGCGAGCAGCAGATGCTGGCCATCGGCCGGGCCCTCATGCTCCACCCCACCCTCCTCCTCCTGGACGAGCCGTCCCTGGGCCTGGCACCCCTCCTGGTGCAGGAGATCTTCGGGATCGTGGAGCGGATCAACCGGGAGGAGGGCACCACCATCCTGCTCGTGGAGCAGAACGCCCGGATGGCGCTGCGGACGGCCCACTACGGCTACATCATGGAGAACGGACGCATCGTCCTCGAGGGCGAATCGGCCTGGCTGCGGGAAAACCCTGACGTGAAGGAGTTCTACCTGGGCCTCACCGAGAGCGGCCGGCGGAAGAGCTACCGCGAGGCGAAGGCCTACCGGCGGCGGAAGCGGTACATGTGA
- a CDS encoding ABC transporter substrate-binding protein, translated as MVVRIRALASWLLLLLSAVAVPGPATAQQTPEVTFGLIGTWTGPTSDAGRHYADGALHFFRWLEAEQGGIVQTDRFGPVRVKLVWSDDQYNPQLTLSTFRQFSSQQNLVGLITWGTGPNLAIKEEVNKARVPTLSASFHKGLLDEPGEYDFFLSMTYDDHMQVLLDYVEQLHQGSSPPRVAFNVHPSPYGRSPLAAGKAYAEARQMQVVASQEMAADILDATSQVLDLRRNRAEYVLFQNVASPLSVFLRDARRNGLRATFLGIHYAGGEELLHLAGANADGFITTSASRTWYEDVPGNARLKQMNDRFSPEEQVRPPHYAQGAATAMVLIEALKRAPTLDGAGVKAGLETLRAFDPQGLALPVTFTPERHAGADQVLLYRLNARTNRLDFIGEFAPAH; from the coding sequence ATGGTGGTTCGAATCAGGGCACTCGCAAGCTGGCTGCTCCTTCTGCTCTCGGCCGTGGCGGTTCCCGGCCCGGCCACCGCCCAGCAGACACCCGAGGTCACCTTCGGGCTCATCGGGACGTGGACCGGCCCCACCAGCGACGCGGGCCGCCACTACGCCGACGGGGCGCTCCACTTCTTCCGCTGGCTGGAAGCGGAGCAAGGCGGCATCGTCCAGACCGACCGCTTCGGGCCCGTGCGGGTGAAGCTCGTCTGGTCCGACGACCAGTACAATCCCCAGCTCACCCTCTCCACCTTCCGCCAGTTCAGCTCCCAACAGAACCTGGTGGGGCTCATCACCTGGGGCACGGGGCCTAACCTGGCCATCAAGGAGGAGGTCAACAAGGCCCGCGTCCCCACCCTGTCGGCGTCCTTCCACAAGGGTCTGCTGGATGAACCGGGCGAGTACGACTTCTTCCTCAGTATGACCTACGACGACCACATGCAGGTGCTCCTGGATTACGTGGAGCAGCTCCACCAAGGATCCAGCCCGCCGCGCGTGGCCTTCAACGTCCACCCGTCGCCCTACGGCCGCTCGCCTCTGGCCGCCGGCAAGGCCTATGCCGAGGCGAGGCAGATGCAGGTGGTCGCCTCCCAGGAGATGGCCGCCGACATCCTCGACGCCACCAGCCAGGTCCTGGACCTGCGTCGCAACCGGGCGGAGTACGTCCTCTTCCAGAACGTGGCCTCGCCCCTCTCGGTCTTCCTGCGGGACGCCCGCCGGAACGGCCTGCGGGCCACCTTCCTTGGGATCCACTACGCCGGCGGCGAGGAGCTCCTCCACCTGGCCGGCGCCAATGCGGACGGCTTCATCACCACCTCCGCGTCACGCACCTGGTATGAGGACGTGCCCGGCAACGCGCGGTTGAAGCAGATGAACGACCGTTTCAGCCCCGAGGAGCAGGTGCGCCCGCCCCACTACGCTCAGGGAGCCGCCACGGCCATGGTGCTCATCGAAGCGCTGAAGCGTGCGCCCACCCTGGACGGGGCAGGCGTGAAGGCGGGGCTCGAGACGCTGAGGGCCTTCGACCCCCAGGGCCTCGCCCTGCCGGTGACCTTCACGCCCGAGCGGCATGCGGGAGCCGACCAGGTCCTCCTTTACCGCCTCAACGCCCGGACCAACCGGCTGGACTTCATCGGCGAGTTCGCGCCGGCGCACTAG
- a CDS encoding branched-chain amino acid ABC transporter permease, which translates to MQLTACGNYKVRYQDDLTVFPNATGRLFVAGLLLLLSLVPLLRSDYLVYLATLVGIFVIGTLGLNLLTGNTGQISLGHGAFMGVGAYVTGILAGQGLPFWLALPLAGTATAAVGAVFGIPSLRVKGLYLALATLAAQVILQFGFNLYDSGGGGTSYLRVGDPTLFGLSLGSDRAFYYLVLAVTAVFVFAALNLLRSRFGRAFAAIRDNDRAAAAMGVDVFLYKLLAFSISSFYVGVAGGLWAYLSGVVSAERFTLTLSIEYLAMIIVGGMGSVIGSILGAVFITLLPEGLRVGADLLSQAMPGVSNLFIGLRYAVFGLVVVGFLVFEPQGLADRWRVIKSYFNLWPFRY; encoded by the coding sequence GTGCAGCTCACGGCCTGCGGCAACTACAAGGTGCGCTACCAGGACGATCTCACCGTCTTCCCCAACGCCACGGGGCGCCTCTTCGTCGCGGGGCTCCTCCTGCTCCTGAGCCTGGTGCCCCTGCTGCGGAGCGACTACCTGGTCTACCTGGCGACCCTGGTGGGCATCTTCGTCATCGGCACCCTGGGGTTGAACCTCCTCACGGGCAACACGGGGCAGATCTCCCTGGGCCACGGGGCCTTCATGGGCGTGGGGGCGTACGTCACCGGCATCCTCGCGGGTCAGGGCCTTCCCTTCTGGCTGGCGCTCCCGCTGGCAGGGACCGCTACCGCCGCGGTGGGCGCGGTCTTCGGCATCCCTTCCCTGCGGGTGAAGGGCCTCTACCTGGCCCTGGCCACCCTGGCGGCCCAGGTGATCCTGCAGTTTGGGTTCAACCTGTACGATTCGGGGGGCGGCGGGACCTCGTACCTACGCGTGGGCGATCCCACCCTCTTCGGCCTAAGCCTGGGCTCCGATCGGGCCTTCTACTATCTGGTGCTGGCCGTTACCGCCGTCTTCGTCTTCGCGGCCCTCAACCTGCTCCGGAGCCGCTTCGGCAGGGCCTTCGCCGCAATCCGCGACAACGACCGGGCGGCGGCGGCCATGGGTGTGGACGTCTTCCTCTACAAGCTGCTGGCCTTCTCGATCAGCTCCTTCTACGTGGGCGTGGCCGGGGGGTTGTGGGCATACCTGTCGGGGGTGGTGTCGGCCGAGCGGTTCACCCTGACCCTCTCCATCGAGTACCTAGCCATGATCATCGTGGGAGGCATGGGGAGCGTCATCGGCTCGATCCTGGGCGCGGTCTTCATCACCCTCCTGCCCGAGGGGCTGCGGGTGGGGGCCGACCTCCTCTCCCAGGCGATGCCCGGCGTTTCGAACCTTTTCATCGGGCTCCGCTACGCGGTCTTCGGCCTGGTGGTGGTGGGCTTCCTCGTCTTCGAGCCGCAGGGGCTGGCGGACCGGTGGCGGGTGATCAAGAGCTACTTCAACCTGTGGCCGTTCCGGTACTGA